One Leucobacter muris DNA segment encodes these proteins:
- the tatC gene encoding twin-arginine translocase subunit TatC produces MADQARKKRNPEGRMSLGDHLVELRKRLMISVIAIVLGLVVGFLLSDFVWDVLRQPVYDIAEEQGRTAQINYDDITGAFDTRVQIALFIAVIVSCPIWLYQIWAFLAPGLTKREKLYGVGFLFTAVPLFLLGAYAGWLVIPNIVRLLTSFAPPEDAAFMSARKYLDFSTKLLLAIGIGFVMPALLVMLNFLGVIRGKTILKSWRVAILIIILFAGIATPAVDLMSMFMLAIPLVVLYFAAAGVALLHDRRVDKKRAAELAEYGIDGTDIGDDAGETPRRAGKQQ; encoded by the coding sequence ATGGCAGATCAGGCGCGCAAGAAGCGCAATCCCGAGGGGCGGATGAGCCTCGGGGACCACCTCGTCGAACTGCGCAAGCGCCTGATGATCTCGGTGATCGCGATCGTGCTCGGCCTGGTCGTCGGCTTCCTGCTCTCCGACTTCGTCTGGGACGTGCTGCGCCAGCCGGTCTACGACATCGCCGAGGAGCAGGGTCGCACCGCGCAGATCAACTACGACGACATCACGGGCGCGTTCGACACGCGCGTGCAGATCGCCCTGTTCATCGCGGTGATCGTCTCGTGCCCGATCTGGCTCTACCAGATCTGGGCCTTCCTCGCCCCCGGCCTGACCAAGCGCGAGAAGCTCTACGGGGTGGGATTCCTCTTCACCGCGGTGCCGCTGTTCCTGCTCGGCGCCTATGCCGGGTGGCTCGTGATCCCGAACATCGTGCGCCTGCTCACGAGCTTCGCGCCGCCCGAGGACGCCGCCTTCATGAGCGCGCGCAAGTACCTCGACTTCTCCACGAAGCTGCTGCTCGCGATCGGGATCGGCTTCGTGATGCCGGCCCTGCTCGTCATGCTCAACTTCCTTGGGGTGATCCGCGGCAAGACCATTCTCAAGAGCTGGCGCGTCGCGATCCTCATCATCATCCTCTTCGCCGGCATCGCGACCCCGGCGGTCGACCTCATGAGCATGTTCATGCTCGCGATACCGCTCGTCGTGCTCTACTTCGCGGCCGCGGGCGTCGCGCTGCTGCACGACAGGCGGGTCGACAAGAAGCGCGCGGCCGAGCTCGCCGAGTACGGCATCGACGGCACCGACATCGGCGATGACGCGGGCGAGACGCCCAGACGGGCGGGGAAGCAGCAGTGA
- a CDS encoding helicase-related protein — protein MLEGGRRGGDDGRDGERGGGYCRGDRGRGGRSHGYADRGRTRGRPPVRRARRVSRADIARALDETRLLPAIVFVFSRNGCDQAVRQCLFEGIALTSREEREEIRRLALDATRGMTDEERRVLGVREWIAGLERGVAAHHAGLLPAFKTVVEHLFQRRLVKIVFATETLALGINMPARAVVIERLDKFNGEQRVPLTSGEYTQLTGRAGRRGIDTEGHAVVVWNDGVDLEALAHLAGARSFPVRSSFRPTPNMAVNLLQRMDMEHVRETLELSFAQFQADRAVVDQARELRAEQESLAGYDAAAARSQGADRKRWEDRARKLRRRLERGRRQIASRTGTIARVFDRVVELLFDLDYLNGPSNEPEVAPWGELLRRIYGERDLLVAECLRRDALRGLDAAGLAAMCCVLSYEPRRDDEGEPSLPGGRLFAAAHDRVLDLWVELDDLAERHRLPRSEMPHAGLAAAMHAWAAGTPIELVLERSGIGAGDFVRWAKQTIDLLDQIAQACETAVLSGLDEDRLGELARLAREAKRGVRRGIVEASSTS, from the coding sequence ATGCTCGAGGGCGGGCGGCGCGGCGGCGACGACGGCCGCGACGGCGAGCGGGGCGGCGGATACTGCCGCGGCGATCGGGGCCGCGGCGGGCGCAGCCACGGCTACGCCGACCGCGGTCGCACGCGGGGGCGCCCGCCCGTGCGCCGTGCGCGGCGCGTCTCCCGCGCCGACATCGCGCGGGCGCTCGACGAGACGCGCCTGCTGCCGGCGATCGTGTTCGTGTTCAGCCGCAACGGCTGCGACCAGGCGGTGCGGCAGTGCCTCTTCGAGGGCATCGCCCTCACCTCGCGCGAGGAGCGCGAGGAGATCCGGCGCCTCGCCCTCGACGCCACCCGGGGCATGACCGACGAGGAGCGCCGGGTGCTCGGCGTGCGCGAGTGGATCGCGGGCCTCGAGCGCGGCGTCGCCGCCCACCACGCGGGCCTGCTGCCCGCGTTCAAGACGGTGGTCGAGCACCTGTTCCAGCGCCGTCTCGTGAAGATCGTGTTCGCGACCGAGACGCTCGCCCTCGGCATCAACATGCCGGCCCGGGCGGTGGTCATCGAGCGCCTCGACAAGTTCAACGGCGAGCAGCGCGTGCCGCTCACCTCCGGCGAGTACACCCAGCTCACGGGCCGAGCCGGGCGGCGGGGCATCGACACCGAGGGCCACGCGGTGGTGGTCTGGAACGACGGGGTCGACCTCGAGGCGCTCGCCCACCTCGCGGGGGCGCGGTCGTTCCCGGTGCGCTCGAGCTTCCGGCCGACGCCCAACATGGCCGTCAACCTGCTGCAGCGCATGGACATGGAGCACGTGCGCGAGACGCTCGAGCTGTCGTTCGCGCAATTCCAGGCGGATCGCGCGGTCGTCGACCAGGCCCGCGAGCTGCGGGCCGAGCAGGAGTCGCTCGCCGGGTACGACGCCGCCGCGGCGCGGTCCCAGGGCGCGGACCGCAAGCGGTGGGAGGATCGCGCGCGCAAGCTGCGGCGCCGCCTCGAGCGCGGGCGCCGCCAGATCGCGTCGCGCACGGGCACGATCGCCCGCGTCTTCGACCGAGTGGTCGAGCTGCTGTTCGACCTCGACTACCTGAACGGGCCGTCGAACGAGCCCGAGGTCGCCCCGTGGGGCGAATTGCTGCGCCGCATCTACGGCGAGCGCGACCTGCTGGTAGCCGAGTGCCTACGCCGAGACGCGCTGCGCGGACTCGACGCGGCCGGTCTCGCGGCGATGTGCTGCGTGCTGAGCTACGAACCGCGGCGCGACGACGAGGGTGAGCCGAGCCTGCCAGGCGGGCGCCTCTTCGCGGCCGCGCACGACCGGGTACTCGACCTGTGGGTCGAGCTCGACGACCTGGCCGAGCGACACCGGCTGCCGCGCAGTGAAATGCCGCACGCCGGCCTCGCCGCCGCGATGCACGCCTGGGCTGCGGGCACCCCCATCGAACTCGTGCTCGAGCGCTCCGGCATCGGCGCCGGCGACTTCGTGCGCTGGGCGAAGCAGACGATCGACCTGCTCGACCAGATCGCCCAGGCGTGCGAGACGGCCGTGCTGAGCGGTCTCGATGAGGATCGCCTCGGCGAGCTGGCCCGGCTCGCTCGCGAGGCGAAGCGCGGCGTGCGCCGCGGCATCGTCGAGGCATCGAGCACCTCATGA